GCAAGACATCAAGGGAAGCCTCAGATTGCAAAATTTCCTGACTggctctttcttcttctgcctcAAATTCTGCACCAAAGAGGGGTTTAGAATATCAGTGCTGACATTTTAAGGTCTCTCCCCATTCATTCAAAAAAAACCATCCTGCCCCATTGCTTTATCTGTGACTGAACAaacctcctccccttcccaaaGCTCCCAGTCTGCCACCCCTGGAAGAACAGGAGCTGTTTAAAGTAGTGGCAACCACTTAGTCTTTCCCTTCTAAAATGGAAATGGCTTTCATCATTCTCACCTTGATTTTGAAGGCTCTCTTAAACCCACTAGCAAAGAACCCTCCAAAGGGCCCAATGAGGGAGGCAAAAGTAGAGAGTGCAATGCTGTGGATTTGGAAGGGGTACATCCGGACTGtcttctgcagaaagaaaaggacagaaaaggaaCTTTAATGATAACAGTACTGGCCACTGCTTGGCCTTCTTTCTTTGCTCTCCAGCCTGCAGACCAGTTGGTTTTCAAGTGGTTCTGAAACCACCTGGGAACAGAGTTAAATTCCCCCTTTTTATGGATGTGCCATCATCCCATGAAGACCTTAAAAATAAAGTCCTGATCTCTTTTCTTGGTGTTCCTATCCTAATAAATAAGATCCAATAAACAGAGAGTCCTACCCAGCCCACCACAGACTGCAGCACCAGGGGGATGTTGTACTCCTGCAGCTGGAACAGCTCAGATGGTTCACAGTCCACAGTGAAGCTGTTGGTGTCGTTGTTGAACTCCACGGGACAGGTGAAGCAGCGGTACCCGGACATCACATAGGACAGCTtccaggagagaggaaagagacaCAGGAAGCAGGATTACTGATTTCCTGAGcaatgcagcagagctggatcTCAAGGGAGAAGGCCACTCAAGGAGAGGCAGTGAGGAGGGAGCCACAATCCCAGCTTCATTAAGAAGATTACTCTCCTGAGAAGCAGTAAGTGGCTAAAGGCAGAGTAAGCATTTTTGTTTAGTAAGTGCATCTGCTCAGAGCCTGTACAAACAGGCTGAAAGAGGCTGAGAGGACAGAAACAACCAGAGACAGAGATCATCATCAAAGCAGATAAGAATATCCCCCACACAGTCCTTGAAACGATGCACAACATTCatccaacagcagcagagggaaagtTTCAAGGATAATTATTGTAATAAACGTCATAGGGTCTAATAGGGACTTTCCTGCTCCATCTGCAGGACCTGCACACAGCACAAAGCACAGCCATGGACCAGTTCAAATCCTCAGCAGTAAGGGACATGTGAAGTCTCTAACAAGAGCTGGGAGAGCTTAAAGCTTGCTTGCATCTTCTAGACAAAGCCCTGTCACCCTACAAAGGGAAAGAAGCAATGAAATAAGCATCATGATTCCCACTTACCAGTAATCCAAACAAAACTGTGGAGAAAAATCCTCCAATAAAACCCTCCCAGGTCTTCTTTGGGGAGAGCTgccagagagaaagagagagaattaCAACCTGTACCTCCCTGTACACCATCACATACCTCTGTGCAGCCTTTCTTTGCTTGTGAATTGCTGAGGCAAATACAAATTGATgcaaaaagccccaaataaTTGGTCAGAATCTGACACTGACATCCCAGTTTGAAATTGGTCACTTCACAGCCTGAAAGACTGGCACAGTGTAATTTGGAAGCTGAACTCAgacccacaaaaaaccacaacaatgGAGCTGAGGGGACACAGGACTAAGCCCCAAAGAAGCAAAGTGGGTGTTTTGTTGCCCACAGAGTTACAAACCTTGATGAGTGGGGTGCGGCCGAAGAAGAACCCGAACATGTAGGCCATGATGTCATTGCAGATCACACAGGAGATGGGGACAATGAACCTGGATGGGAAAACATTCACACCACTGCAAAAAGGCCAAGACCATACCCCAAGGCTTAACTAAATGAGCAGTTACTTCATGGGATGCTTTGCAGTGCCAGCACACAGTCTCCCCCTCCAACGCAATGCAAGGAGCAACCACTTGAGGTTCCTAGGGAAAGCTGGGCTTTACTCTAGTGCTCTGGACTAACAAGTGAGTTGTGTACCCAGAATGGCTGTTTTAAGctcattttcttttgctaaatGTGACATGCTGTTAGACTGCTGCCCCTTTTTACCACGAGAGGCTGCTATTAGCTGGAGGCAGGCTGGTCCCAAGGCACTCACTCCAGGCTGGTTGTGAGTGCAGAGAAACATGAAGTCTCAGAGCACCCAAGATTAGTTCCTCCCATGCTGGTTTTGGGAGGTCCACCAAAGGGgcttccccttgtcctgtcaccgagtctttctcttttcttctttgagcAGGTTGGTCCCTCACAGGAAGCACCTTCTCCCTGGCTGTTTTCTAGAAGGGTTTGGGCTCCAAACAGGGTCACTTGTTTCAGGCTGCAGAAATCAAAGCAACTCACCATATCATTCCTTCAAACAGGTTGTGAATGATGAGGTGTGACTGGGTAACAACAATTAGCAACGTCACATGGGTCCATCCAAACTGGAAGAGAAGACAGCATGCAGTCCAGCCTGCTCAGAGACCCCCACCACACACACCACTGCCTTCAGTCAGATGCTGATAGCTGCCTCTCAGCTCATGCACATCTGTATTTCTAGCATGCAACTTCACCAGAACAAAGCCTCAGAATCAGGGAACAGCCACCCACAGTACTCTACTCTATTCCTCAGCTCAGGCCCTGAGGTGACCTTCATTGGGAAGACTTCTGCTGCACCAAATGCTCTTTAGCTCTCCCCTGGCCCCATacatctccctcagccttctgACTGTGTAAGAGGAGGAGACAGATAGATCTCCAAGCTGCATCCCCATGTGTTGAATGTGCTGGAAAGCAAAACTAGCACAACACATGAGCAATGCCCTGCTGAAGCCTGGGGAAAGGAGGGCATAGGCAGTTAACCCTGGAGGCCATCTACCCTCAGTGCAGGAGGCAAATAGCCTTGTGCAGTCCTCTCAGCTTGCAGGAAGTTTCTTAAGAGTGCCCACAAGtgcagggagaagagaaaacatgttttcaggGAAATACAGTCAGAACCCCCTTCCTAAAAGTCCAGTCTGCTCACAGTAAcctgtcctgcaggcagcactACAATGCACAACCAGAAGAGAAGCACCTACTGACTTGTAGTTCCCTACACAACCTTTCCAAGCAGCCTACACTATTCCTGCCTCCTCCAACTGGGGGAAGCCAGGCCTTGAATTTAACCTTACCATGTAGAACTGGAGGCGATAGTGTTTTTTCACCAGACTCAAGACAAACATGCAGAAACCTGGGGAGAgacagaagtaaaaatgaaaagtaaatagTCTCCAACagtaagaaatacattttgccATGACATTGCACAGCTCCTTAGGGTTTTTCTTGAGCAAAGCAACAATGAGGAGTGGGCAAACACATTGCTTTGCAAGTCACAAAACAGCACTGCCTACAGGTAACACCTGGAGAGATGAACAATCAAGCCTGGCTGTACAGAACAGGgagttttcttctgcagagcctCATGTAAGAGATCAGCCACTACTCCAACCATGCAGCCAAATAAGGTTGTAGAGTCTtgttctctggagacattcaaaacctgcctggacataTTGCTGTGTGACCTACACCAAGAGATCCTGCTCTGGCAAtgaggttggactcaatgatccttgaggtcccttccaaccccttacattctctgattctgtgaagttACTGAAGAGCAGAGTTAATTTGCTGCAGATCCTgcactggacacagcactcagAACAAGAGCAGTTCAAGCAGATTTCTTGCCTCCAGCCCAGACAAGATTAACCAACAGAAAGTGTGGTTTGTACCTGTTAAGTAGAGGGCGAAGGAAATGAAGCGGTGATATTTGCTGAGGATCCGCAGGGGCTCCTCTCTCTGAACCAGGGTGAAGAAATAATCTGTCACAGTCTCACCATAGAAGAAGTAGTTTACACAGAGCAGGAAGTACCTGTGAAGGATTCAGATGATCATGAACACTAAAAGGCTGCTTCTTGGAGGAACACAGAAAGCATCTGATCTCAAAGGTCTTGGCATGACTCTGGAGCTGCAGACAGGCTCCCCTCCAGTGACTGCCAGAGAGAGCTTTATGTCCCCCAGTTTGGAAATGTCACTTTCATTTAACAACCGGTGGCTGCATCCCTTGGCTCCACTTCACCACGAATCACAGGGTTTAAGGTTTGGTTTTGGCCTTCAGGTGCACAAAGACTTCTTGCCTTTAGGTGGCACTCCTCAACAGGACTCTGCCAACTTTTGCATCCAACAGCACCAactctgctcctgccctctccccagccctcctcctgTCTGTTTCAGAACCACCTAAAAATTCCCATCCCACCGAAGCAACCGTGTCCCTCTCTAAGTGGTCGACACTGCCCCTTGCTCATGGGATTCATATCTCTGTGCTTCATGAAGGACAAACCAAACCTTTATCACTACAGGCTTTCAATATATGGATCTGTCAAGGTTTTGAGGAGGCTTTTCTTTTacagagctgccagcactggtCAAGACACAGCAATCCTGTGGTCTCTGGTTTGGAGGTAAGCAGATGATCCCTTTGCTTGTCTGCATGAGGTGATGTCCCCTGACAGCAGCCCAGGGAGGGGAGCAGCCCCTTACTCACCAGCTGAGTGTCCTGAACCAGGGCAGGTCATAGGAGTGGTACACATTATAGCCAATGGTGATGATCTCATGGAAACATTTGATCTGTACACACATCACCTGCACAAAATGACATCCAGAAGCTGTAATACATGTTGGTTAAATATCTCTTTCTTCCAGGAGATAAAGCACATGCATGTGCAGTGCAAAAGATACTTCAGCAATCACTATCAGTCTGGCAGTAGTCTCCTAACCCAAGAGAAGCTCAGCATTTTGggttttccccccttttcttctgcaggaggTTTCTAAAAACCCCTTTTAGTGGTTCCAGATGCAGCCAAAAGCTGACTGCCAGAGCAGGTGGTTACAAATTCCTTCCAGGATTCCTCCATGGAGAGAGAAATCTAGCAAGCTGAATAAGAACCTCTAAAATATGAGGTTCTGAGCTGCCCACCCCAGCAATGGTCCCAACAACCTTCCCACCTGTCACTGTGAACATAGGGGAGCACTTACTATCATCATTAAGACCATCGGTCCCAAGTagatgatgatgaagaaaaaggTGATCATTGCCAGTGTGAGGATGCCTCTTACCCACCAATTCTTCCATCTAGgccagaaagaaggaaaggagatagagaaagtaagaaaaaagcaagaaagcagtGTGCTCTCTGCACATCACAGAAGGAAACTGAGCCCCGGAAAGCTCAAGTTCTCTTTGATGCTGCAGAGAGATCTGATCCACTGATGAtaccctggctgcagcagctgcaaggCTACAGCCCAGCTCAGTCTCCCCTGCTATGAACCTCAGGAAATGCAGAGAGCACTGTCCAGAGGCAGAACATCCACAGGGAAACTGAAACAGGACAGGAGAGCAGCTGTTCCTGTTCAGCTACAGGTTTCCCACACTTTGGGCAAGCTGCAGTAAAAGTTCAAATAAATTGGAGACCATGACCCCTCTCTGCATTTCCTTCCAAGACGAGATGTGGGCCCTGGCATGTTGTACCCTTGCCAGTCTCCAGCAGATCCTGCCTTGAgcctctcccatccccacagcaCCCCAAGGAGTGACACTTTCTCCCGtgatataaataaaatgcttttttccccagagcagcCTGTAGAGAACATTCCTGATTTGTTTTTATATCTTGTCCTTTCCAGTATGCTTGCCTCACgtgttcctgcagcagccccagctctcacTAGTGCTTAAAAATCACCACAGTTAAGTCTGAGAGTGCTGTCAAAGCTAAACCCAACTGTCTTCTGCCCCTCTTTTCACCTGCCAGCACCAAGGTGTCCCTCCCACAGACCCCTGAGCCCTGCATCATCctcatcttctctttcttgtgGCCTCAGGGGCAGttcctgctcccaggagagcttccagcagccccagcaagGCTGAGAACCCTGCAGGGAAGGCACAGgagccctggcagcagaggggaaCCATGCTCAGCAAGTGCTACCTTGAGGAGAGGTTGGAGAGGGCTCTGTTCAGGACCTCTGGGGTGTCATCTGATGTTGGCACCGGGGGCAATCCTCCAAATTCAGATTTGCTTTCGCTGTCTGATGCTGTCTCTCCATCCAGTTTGTTTTCAGACTCTGACTCCTGCACGTTGAAGAGAGACAAAGGGAGTTCCCACATGGACACCCTCTGTTAAGAAACTCAGACCAGCCCACCGGATCTAACACCTACCACCACTTTGCTCCTGTataaatgagagaaagaaaatattctgggTATTACATGGGGTTATACCCAGAAGGAACAACACCAAGTGGGTTTTTAGGTGACAAACATGGTGGGTTTTACTCTTCGTCAgtctcagcagcagccatggaAAAGGATGTGGTCCCTCTGAACAGGTAAAGATACCTCAGAGCTGATTAATAAGTGCCTCTGAGAGCAGAAAGTGCTTCAGGGACATGGGCTTGTTAGCAGGAATTTTTACAAGGCCTCTCAATCCCCAGGCAGATCTCCAAGCATGCAACCCTACCCAAATTAGACAGAAAGAAAGGCCTCAGAGTGGACAAGAGCTTCCAGAAAGACTTTTCAAGTGCTGACTTTACATGTGGGCACTAAAAATACCACTGAACCCATCTTCAAATagctgcagaggaagaggatggCTTATCACTTGGGTCCAACCACCCTCCATGGCCACcagagaaagctgcagagaaCACCCGCACACTCCCCACCCCTCACACCactccagctcttccctcagAGCAAAGTCCTCTGTTTAGGGGCTACAAAAATGCGTGGGAAAAGGATTACAAACAACATCCTGGTTCCAGGCAGTTCTATGCCCTCTTCCCAGTGGTAGTTTTTCCTCCAGTCCAGCTCCTGAATGGAGAATAAATCCAAATTTCCCTGTTTTGCCAGTTCGTTTCAGTGGCTAAACTTCATCCTGATCCTCAGTCCTTgaagcaaggaaggaaaaacctcTCCCGGGGGAGTGCTTGTGCACCAGGCAAGGCAGAGCCCTTGCATTTGGCCTCGAACCATGAGCTATTTTAAAACTCCCAGAAAAGAGAGTGTGTTTGCAGGAAAAGCAAGGAGGGATCCAAGCTGCCAGACACCAGAAGCTCTGCAAACAGAACGACTTCATCCCTGCGGGctcccaggcagtgctgccccaggctgggagagggggggaccccacaaaaccaaacatccGCTGGGACTGGTTTGGTGCAACCAAACCAAGGGGGGTTTGTAGTTCACTAGAGCAGCAAGACTTGAGTAGCTCCTTTACTTAAGGCAAGAAAAGATGATTACTCCCCAAGCTGTGATGTATGGGTGGCTGCAGGCCAGG
Above is a genomic segment from Calypte anna isolate BGI_N300 chromosome 22, bCalAnn1_v1.p, whole genome shotgun sequence containing:
- the CDS2 gene encoding phosphatidate cytidylyltransferase 2 — protein: MSELRQRPGREPCGERDPEEKESESENKLDGETASDSESKSEFGGLPPVPTSDDTPEVLNRALSNLSSRWKNWWVRGILTLAMITFFFIIIYLGPMVLMMIVMCVQIKCFHEIITIGYNVYHSYDLPWFRTLSWYFLLCVNYFFYGETVTDYFFTLVQREEPLRILSKYHRFISFALYLTGFCMFVLSLVKKHYRLQFYMFGWTHVTLLIVVTQSHLIIHNLFEGMIWFIVPISCVICNDIMAYMFGFFFGRTPLIKLSPKKTWEGFIGGFFSTVLFGLLLSYVMSGYRCFTCPVEFNNDTNSFTVDCEPSELFQLQEYNIPLVLQSVVGWKTVRMYPFQIHSIALSTFASLIGPFGGFFASGFKRAFKIKDFANTIPGHGGIMDRFDCQYLMATFVNVYLASFIRGPNPSKLIQQFLTLRPDQQLHIFNTLKAHLVDKGMLGSLEDV